A region of Acidobacteriota bacterium DNA encodes the following proteins:
- a CDS encoding tyrosine-protein kinase family protein: MSKNFELLTQLGERFSLLTVPDAAAACHEPAENPVVELPVVREKLEAAPTGEELDLVQRVFLLPGPEAPNTVVFCGVDDDEESSSLCLRVGEILASHTSGEVCVVDANLQNPSLHKQYGPASDCGITELVLADGNARRVARKIGNKPMWLLSAGLLNAEGQAMLTLDRLQSQVSELREKFSHVLVSAPPANASREATLFGRFADGVVLVLKANSTRRATALKVKESLEAANVRLLGAVLADRVFPIPEALYRKL, encoded by the coding sequence ATGAGCAAAAACTTTGAGCTTTTGACCCAACTGGGCGAGCGGTTCAGCTTGCTGACCGTGCCGGATGCAGCCGCAGCTTGTCACGAACCGGCGGAAAATCCTGTTGTTGAATTGCCTGTTGTTCGAGAGAAACTGGAGGCCGCGCCGACGGGAGAAGAGCTGGACCTTGTGCAGCGGGTATTCCTCCTGCCAGGGCCGGAAGCTCCCAACACGGTGGTCTTCTGTGGGGTTGACGACGATGAGGAGTCCAGTTCCCTCTGTCTTCGTGTGGGAGAAATTCTTGCCTCGCACACGTCGGGCGAAGTTTGCGTCGTTGACGCCAATCTGCAGAATCCTTCACTCCACAAGCAATATGGCCCTGCCAGCGATTGCGGCATAACCGAGCTCGTCCTCGCAGACGGGAATGCGAGGCGGGTGGCTCGAAAGATCGGGAATAAACCAATGTGGCTGCTGTCTGCCGGTTTGCTGAATGCAGAGGGACAAGCCATGCTTACGCTGGACCGGCTTCAAAGCCAGGTTTCAGAGCTGCGTGAGAAATTCAGCCACGTCCTGGTCAGCGCGCCCCCTGCCAATGCTTCTCGCGAGGCCACACTGTTTGGCCGGTTTGCGGACGGCGTTGTCCTGGTGCTTAAGGCCAATTCGACACGGCGCGCCACGGCCCTGAAGGTGAAAGAGAGCCTGGAAGCTGCTAATGTGCGCCTGCTGGGGGCGGTACTGGCAGACCGCGTATTTCCAATCCCGGAAGCCCTCTATCGAAAGCTCTAG
- a CDS encoding Gfo/Idh/MocA family oxidoreductase produces the protein MIKVGLIGLGYWGPNLARVLNQTQRCEFKACCDLDPRRLEKITKQYPNLRGYRNVEDLLDSDVDAVAIATPIGTHYKLARLALQRGKHVFVEKPLADSVARARELNMTAKALSRTLMAGHTFVYSPPVVKVKELIDSGTLGDLYYISCSRVNLGLYQKDVDVVWDLAVHDISILLYWLGESPVEARSFGRVCVQRANRDIAYLWFQFPSGPIASVEVSWLSPQKLRRTCVVGSKRMVVYDDTDPSEKVRIYDRGVVTRQPETFGEFQLTYRTGDMVAPNLANTEPLLIEIDHFLECVESGATPHTDGEFGAEVVAAIEMASQFPWEPEKVQALEEAA, from the coding sequence ATGATCAAAGTCGGATTGATCGGTTTGGGGTATTGGGGTCCTAACCTGGCGAGGGTCCTTAACCAGACCCAGCGTTGCGAATTTAAAGCCTGTTGTGATCTGGATCCTCGAAGGTTAGAAAAGATAACTAAACAATACCCGAATCTCCGAGGGTATCGAAATGTGGAAGATCTCCTCGATTCGGATGTCGATGCAGTGGCGATCGCAACGCCGATCGGCACACATTACAAACTGGCTCGGTTGGCTCTCCAACGCGGCAAACATGTCTTTGTAGAGAAGCCTTTGGCGGACAGCGTCGCCAGGGCCAGAGAACTGAATATGACTGCAAAGGCCCTCAGCAGGACGTTGATGGCGGGGCACACCTTCGTTTACAGCCCTCCGGTGGTGAAGGTCAAGGAGTTGATCGATTCAGGGACCCTGGGTGATTTGTATTATATCAGTTGCTCGAGAGTCAACCTTGGCCTTTACCAGAAGGACGTGGACGTAGTCTGGGACCTGGCCGTGCACGATATTTCGATCCTCCTCTACTGGCTGGGAGAGTCGCCTGTTGAAGCCCGGTCCTTCGGCAGGGTTTGCGTTCAACGGGCCAATCGCGACATTGCGTATCTTTGGTTCCAGTTCCCCAGCGGTCCTATTGCCTCCGTCGAGGTCAGCTGGCTTTCCCCCCAAAAACTGCGCCGCACGTGTGTGGTAGGTTCGAAGCGCATGGTGGTCTACGACGACACCGATCCGAGCGAAAAGGTTCGGATTTATGATCGCGGCGTGGTTACGCGGCAGCCGGAAACGTTCGGCGAATTCCAGCTAACCTATCGAACCGGCGACATGGTTGCACCCAATCTTGCCAACACTGAACCGCTGCTGATCGAAATCGACCATTTCCTGGAGTGTGTTGAATCGGGCGCAACACCTCACACAGATGGCGAGTTCGGAGCTGAAGTTGTCGCCGCGATTGAAATGGCCAGCCAATTCCCATGGGAACCCGAAAAAGTGCAGGCTCTCGAAGAAGCCGCATAA
- the asnB gene encoding asparagine synthase (glutamine-hydrolyzing), translating to MCGIAGIAAPDGFDPKLLISMTDLIDYRGPDGFGFAFFSQDKAAPGEVFHNERYLPGFKNPMIGLGSRRLAILDLSALGNQPMQTEDGTLFITFNGEIYNYVEIRKALEELGHSFKTHTDTEVILRSYKEWGVDCLKRFNGMWAFALWDKSRQRLFCARDRFGEKPFYYHVGPKHFIFGSEIKQLLVSPEIRREANDQAVFAYLEYALRDFTNETFFKGIFQLPAASYLTLDLSQSSVVPEIRTYWDLQLRETKGDEDELRDEFLDKFTRAVNIRMRSDVPVGSCLSGGLDSSSIVCVARKISPAGDFHTFSSCSEDKAFDERDFVAEVVRSTGVRSHLIFPKPEEFWANFKRLLWHQDEPFGDASVFAQWCVMRKAREERIPVLLDGQGGDETLCGYLKFYYFYLWHLLKSADPKFLSEAFFRLMNGTDLPSLWKRAGRYLPHFVNAPSSLAQRLCQPHLLQECRNGFSKLLGPGQSLAERQKLDATRLSVPTLLHYEDRNSMAHSIESRVPFLDHELAEFLVNCPDNLKLRHGWTKCILRQSLRGILPERVRLRKDKMWFSAPQKKWIKEGMQAGIRQHLASAQLRMERFLVPQKVEDEITRFFDGSACALSDAPLFRVINLELWADVFDVS from the coding sequence ATGTGTGGAATAGCAGGGATTGCGGCCCCTGACGGATTCGACCCCAAGCTGTTGATTTCGATGACCGACCTCATCGATTACAGAGGCCCGGATGGGTTCGGTTTCGCGTTTTTCTCCCAGGACAAGGCAGCGCCAGGCGAAGTATTCCATAACGAACGCTATTTGCCAGGCTTCAAAAATCCCATGATTGGGCTGGGCAGCAGGCGATTGGCCATCCTGGACCTTTCAGCGCTTGGCAATCAGCCGATGCAGACAGAAGATGGAACCCTATTCATCACCTTTAACGGGGAAATCTACAACTACGTTGAAATCCGCAAAGCCCTGGAAGAACTGGGACACTCCTTCAAAACTCACACTGATACAGAGGTCATTCTGCGTTCCTACAAAGAGTGGGGTGTGGATTGTCTCAAACGTTTTAACGGGATGTGGGCCTTTGCATTGTGGGACAAATCCCGTCAAAGATTGTTCTGCGCGCGGGACCGCTTTGGGGAGAAACCATTTTACTACCATGTGGGCCCGAAGCACTTCATCTTCGGCTCCGAGATCAAGCAATTGCTCGTGTCACCGGAAATTCGGCGTGAGGCCAATGATCAAGCGGTTTTTGCCTACCTGGAATATGCCCTGCGGGATTTCACTAACGAAACCTTTTTTAAAGGCATCTTTCAGTTGCCGGCCGCGAGTTACCTGACACTCGACCTTTCGCAATCATCGGTGGTGCCGGAAATCCGGACTTATTGGGACCTTCAGTTGCGCGAGACGAAAGGCGACGAGGATGAGCTGCGCGATGAATTTCTGGACAAGTTCACTCGAGCAGTGAATATACGCATGCGGAGTGACGTGCCGGTTGGGTCCTGTCTGAGCGGCGGGCTGGATTCTTCTTCAATCGTGTGCGTCGCCAGAAAGATTTCTCCTGCCGGGGACTTTCACACCTTTTCATCATGCTCCGAGGACAAAGCGTTTGATGAGCGTGACTTTGTGGCCGAGGTCGTGCGGTCCACAGGCGTCCGGTCCCATTTGATATTTCCAAAGCCGGAAGAGTTTTGGGCGAATTTCAAGCGCCTGCTTTGGCATCAGGACGAGCCGTTTGGTGACGCCAGCGTGTTCGCACAGTGGTGCGTAATGCGCAAGGCCCGTGAAGAGAGGATCCCGGTTTTGCTCGACGGTCAGGGCGGAGACGAAACTCTATGTGGGTACCTCAAGTTCTACTACTTTTACTTATGGCATCTCCTTAAATCGGCAGACCCCAAATTCCTCTCCGAAGCGTTCTTCAGGTTGATGAATGGAACTGATTTGCCGTCACTCTGGAAACGGGCAGGCCGGTACCTCCCGCATTTTGTCAACGCCCCTTCTTCCCTTGCCCAGCGCTTGTGCCAGCCCCATCTTTTACAAGAGTGTCGAAACGGGTTCTCAAAGCTTCTTGGCCCCGGGCAGAGCCTCGCCGAACGGCAGAAGCTCGACGCGACGCGATTGAGTGTTCCTACGCTGCTCCATTACGAAGACCGCAATTCCATGGCCCATTCCATCGAGTCCCGGGTACCGTTTCTGGATCATGAGTTGGCCGAGTTCCTGGTCAACTGCCCGGACAACCTGAAGCTGAGGCATGGCTGGACGAAGTGCATCCTTCGCCAATCACTCAGAGGCATCCTGCCTGAACGGGTTCGGTTAAGAAAAGACAAGATGTGGTTTTCGGCTCCGCAGAAGAAGTGGATTAAAGAGGGAATGCAGGCGGGAATCAGGCAACACCTGGCGTCTGCCCAGTTGCGTATGGAGAGATTTCTCGTTCCGCAAAAAGTTGAGGACGAAATCACCCGTTTCTTCGATGGGTCAGCCTGTGCACTTTCGGACGCTCCGCTGTTCCGGGTTATTAATCTGGAGCTTTGGGCCGACGTCTTTGACGTTTCCTGA
- a CDS encoding aminotransferase class I/II-fold pyridoxal phosphate-dependent enzyme → MNSPAVTKESRMEEVRMTRDSRVLLLGAGGYLGSVFAPMLLEDGYEVIAFDKYYFGEAVLGSVASHPRFRIIKGDIRTFDPSLLDEVGTVVHLAGLSNDPACELDLEWTVQVNRDASIRLATLSKERGVERFLFASSCSVYGAGGESFLVEDSPLNPVSAYAQAKIEAEMKILPLASGAFHPVALRKATLFGVSPRMRFDLSINVMTMHAVTRGRVTVTGGGQQWRPFLHVLDAARAYLACMKAPPEMVSGRYFNVAAANMRIAELGRLVSQRTGDTELYCRADDADKRDYRVSGALFEKIVGFRPCMSIDEGVDEVAAAVRNGRFPRTDDSHYYTVRRLREASSAPAAAGGEPVRRHFLPLALPLLGKAEEEEVIDTLRSGWITTGPKTQRFEAMCREYLGVKHAIAVSSCTGALELALAASGVGRGDEVITTPISWPATSSVVIHQGAKPVFVDVEPDTLNIDVTKIEAAVTPRTRAILPVHMAGQPCDLTRIRAIAERHGLVVIEDAAHAIGAEYGEKKVGAISEATAFSFYPIKNITTIEGGLLATNDDDLADRARMLSNQGISRDAWKRYSAEGSLHWQLLAPGFKMNMTDVQASLGLHQLPRLEEFIQVRKQYVEMYCNGFSDLSAITPLAQRPGIRHAHHLFIILLQLDQFSISRDQFMLALKAENIGTGTHFISMHLQPYYRENFRMRPESFPVARQVSDQMVSLPLCPRMTASDVEDVIRAVRKLAQSYGIKRETAPQEETVPVAA, encoded by the coding sequence ATGAACAGTCCTGCCGTGACTAAAGAAAGCCGAATGGAGGAGGTACGTATGACCCGGGACTCTCGTGTTCTATTGCTTGGCGCAGGTGGATATCTTGGTTCGGTGTTTGCCCCTATGCTTCTGGAGGACGGTTATGAAGTTATAGCATTCGACAAGTATTATTTTGGCGAGGCAGTTTTAGGCTCTGTCGCCTCACATCCCCGGTTTCGAATCATTAAGGGGGACATTCGAACCTTTGATCCGAGCCTGCTGGACGAAGTTGGGACGGTGGTGCATTTGGCCGGGCTCAGCAACGATCCAGCTTGCGAGCTTGACCTTGAGTGGACGGTCCAGGTGAATCGTGACGCGTCGATCAGACTCGCCACGTTAAGCAAAGAACGAGGCGTCGAGCGGTTTTTGTTCGCATCATCATGCAGCGTTTATGGGGCGGGAGGCGAAAGCTTCCTGGTCGAGGATTCCCCCCTCAACCCTGTTTCCGCATACGCCCAGGCGAAGATCGAAGCGGAAATGAAAATCCTCCCGCTTGCCTCCGGCGCCTTCCACCCGGTTGCGCTCCGGAAAGCGACGCTGTTTGGCGTTTCTCCTCGTATGCGTTTTGATTTGTCCATCAATGTTATGACGATGCACGCGGTCACTCGGGGGCGAGTTACGGTGACGGGAGGCGGGCAGCAGTGGAGGCCATTTCTGCATGTGCTGGACGCCGCGCGCGCTTACCTTGCCTGCATGAAGGCGCCGCCAGAGATGGTCTCGGGACGCTATTTCAACGTCGCGGCAGCCAATATGCGGATCGCCGAGCTGGGCAGGTTGGTCAGCCAGCGGACTGGGGATACGGAACTTTACTGTCGAGCCGATGACGCGGACAAGCGAGACTATCGCGTCTCGGGCGCCCTGTTCGAAAAGATCGTGGGTTTCCGTCCTTGCATGAGCATTGACGAAGGTGTCGACGAGGTTGCCGCGGCGGTCCGGAACGGGCGCTTTCCCCGAACGGATGATTCGCACTACTACACGGTCCGCCGGCTTCGGGAGGCGTCCAGTGCTCCGGCGGCGGCCGGCGGCGAACCGGTGCGCCGCCACTTCCTGCCCCTGGCCCTTCCATTACTCGGAAAGGCCGAGGAAGAGGAGGTGATTGATACGCTGCGCTCCGGCTGGATCACCACCGGCCCCAAGACCCAGCGGTTCGAGGCAATGTGCCGGGAATACCTCGGCGTAAAACACGCCATCGCGGTAAGCTCCTGCACGGGCGCGCTAGAGCTTGCCCTGGCCGCCTCGGGAGTCGGACGGGGCGACGAAGTGATCACTACGCCGATCTCCTGGCCCGCGACTTCGAGCGTCGTGATCCATCAGGGGGCGAAGCCGGTTTTCGTAGACGTGGAACCCGACACCCTCAACATCGATGTCACGAAAATCGAAGCTGCTGTCACGCCGCGAACCCGGGCAATCCTTCCCGTCCACATGGCCGGCCAGCCATGCGACCTCACCCGTATCCGCGCCATCGCCGAAAGGCATGGTTTGGTTGTAATAGAGGACGCGGCCCACGCCATCGGAGCTGAGTACGGAGAAAAGAAGGTCGGCGCCATTAGTGAAGCGACTGCCTTCAGCTTTTATCCTATTAAGAATATCACCACCATCGAGGGTGGTTTGCTCGCGACCAATGACGACGATCTTGCCGACCGCGCCAGGATGTTGTCGAACCAGGGCATCAGCCGCGACGCCTGGAAGCGATACTCAGCAGAAGGAAGCCTGCACTGGCAGCTCCTGGCCCCCGGCTTCAAGATGAATATGACCGATGTTCAGGCTTCCCTGGGCCTGCATCAGTTGCCGCGACTGGAGGAATTCATCCAGGTTCGCAAACAGTATGTTGAAATGTACTGCAACGGTTTTTCAGATCTTTCCGCCATTACGCCCCTGGCGCAACGACCTGGCATCCGCCACGCACACCACCTCTTCATCATTCTGCTCCAGCTCGACCAATTCAGCATCAGCCGCGATCAATTTATGCTGGCCCTTAAGGCTGAGAATATTGGAACAGGAACACACTTCATTTCCATGCACCTGCAGCCCTACTACCGGGAAAATTTCCGAATGCGGCCCGAAAGCTTTCCGGTTGCCCGGCAGGTTTCTGACCAAATGGTTTCGTTAC
- a CDS encoding glycosyltransferase: protein MSQKSGQTMQNATSSERPLVSVILAIFNEAASVGKSLASLLNQETPDFDLEILAIDGMSEDGTGEILKSIAATDSRLRILVNQRRKTPFAFNLGLREARGQYVCIFGSHTTYRRDYISVCLKEMISHNAVACVGRIVTRPLDETLEASLVAWAVSHPFGSSRKSFRTQQEGASETVNYPIARIAALLEVGGFSEQLLRNQDNDMVQKLRAKGHKLYCTWKTECYYHPKGTLKGLLVYAYRAGFWNVLSFKENLTCMALRHFVPFFFLAALLSASLLALCGLILPHANRELTSLPLLALLGVYMAVGTVAALQVAWREKAVGALCLPFVFLGFHVAYGYGTLVAFATGARAPSPQPERMAEATN from the coding sequence ATGAGCCAAAAATCAGGACAAACCATGCAAAACGCCACCTCTAGTGAACGCCCGCTCGTTTCAGTAATCCTCGCAATTTTCAACGAGGCCGCATCCGTGGGAAAGAGTCTCGCCTCGCTGCTCAATCAGGAGACCCCGGATTTCGATCTTGAAATTCTAGCCATTGATGGAATGTCAGAAGACGGAACCGGAGAAATCCTGAAAAGTATCGCGGCCACTGACTCGCGGCTCAGAATTCTGGTGAATCAAAGGAGGAAGACGCCCTTCGCGTTCAATTTGGGCCTGCGCGAAGCCAGGGGGCAGTACGTTTGCATCTTCGGATCGCACACAACTTACCGGAGAGATTACATTTCGGTCTGCCTGAAGGAGATGATTTCCCACAACGCTGTTGCGTGTGTTGGGCGCATCGTGACACGGCCTTTAGATGAGACGCTGGAGGCTAGCCTTGTGGCGTGGGCGGTGAGCCATCCCTTCGGATCTTCCCGCAAGTCTTTCAGGACCCAGCAGGAAGGGGCTTCGGAAACCGTGAATTATCCGATCGCCCGCATAGCGGCGCTTCTTGAGGTGGGCGGGTTTTCGGAACAACTTCTTCGAAATCAGGACAATGACATGGTACAGAAGCTCCGCGCGAAGGGGCACAAGCTCTATTGCACCTGGAAGACCGAATGTTACTACCACCCGAAAGGAACTTTGAAGGGCCTGCTGGTATATGCCTACCGGGCAGGATTCTGGAACGTTCTATCATTCAAAGAAAACCTGACCTGTATGGCTCTCCGCCACTTTGTCCCTTTCTTTTTCCTGGCTGCCTTGTTGTCCGCCTCTCTGCTCGCCCTTTGCGGACTCATTTTGCCGCACGCTAACCGCGAACTTACTTCGCTGCCGTTGTTGGCCCTTCTGGGAGTGTACATGGCTGTCGGCACGGTTGCAGCTTTACAGGTTGCGTGGCGCGAGAAGGCTGTGGGGGCCTTATGCCTCCCATTTGTATTTCTGGGTTTTCATGTCGCGTACGGATACGGCACACTGGTCGCCTTTGCGACCGGTGCCCGCGCGCCTTCTCCGCAGCCGGAACGTATGGCGGAAGCAACGAACTGA
- a CDS encoding sugar transferase: MKGLPAMLRRIVEPVLALLALIAVSPALCIAAIGIRFSSPGPIFYRAIRVWRNGGVFIMYKFRTMHATLRVLESRITLQKDPRVFPFGSFLRLTKIDELPQLFNILKGEMSFVGPRPEDPHFVKNHYRPEQFEVLSVLPGLTSPGSLFNYTHGEKCLDPADPETSYVKNVLETRIALDLVYVREMSWFYDLRLVFRTLWIVLAIVAGRKAFPDPPETRKARALGLRPAEEPDLGVGSYSRPVLEP; the protein is encoded by the coding sequence ATGAAAGGATTGCCAGCCATGCTCAGGCGCATCGTGGAGCCGGTCCTTGCTTTACTCGCATTGATTGCGGTGAGCCCGGCGTTGTGCATCGCGGCCATTGGGATTCGGTTTTCCAGCCCCGGACCCATTTTCTACCGGGCCATCCGCGTTTGGCGGAACGGCGGAGTCTTCATCATGTATAAGTTTCGGACCATGCACGCCACCCTGCGCGTTCTTGAAAGCCGCATTACGCTGCAAAAGGACCCACGCGTTTTTCCCTTCGGCTCCTTTCTTCGGCTGACCAAAATTGACGAGCTGCCGCAGTTATTCAACATATTGAAGGGAGAGATGTCCTTTGTGGGGCCTCGGCCGGAGGACCCGCATTTTGTCAAGAACCATTACCGCCCGGAGCAGTTTGAAGTACTGAGCGTTTTGCCGGGTTTGACAAGTCCCGGCAGCCTCTTTAACTACACCCACGGAGAGAAATGCCTGGACCCGGCGGATCCGGAGACCTCCTACGTGAAAAATGTCCTCGAAACGAGAATTGCTCTCGACCTGGTTTACGTCCGGGAAATGAGTTGGTTTTACGATCTGCGGCTGGTTTTTCGAACCCTTTGGATCGTGCTCGCTATCGTGGCGGGCCGGAAGGCATTCCCTGACCCGCCCGAGACGCGAAAGGCGCGCGCGCTGGGCCTGCGTCCGGCGGAAGAACCAGACCTCGGCGTTGGCTCGTACTCCCGGCCCGTCCTGGAGCCGTAA
- a CDS encoding O-antigen ligase family protein: MRDTTRFSICALVAIAALAGVVAAINQGVHPVWALLIVLLLPCMAIALAKFPAAFIPPILFISQGMPMPANPYRRILDPTELTLGAVLLALAIFFRLIKLSTREKGLWLGDLFKGQGKGIAFYFLFAAALTVSFLWTRAPGYGGSKLVSFLIVGTLCFIAPFIVMIEERDLRHFTLATVALALILSLSRVSGVSQGTYAEHYQPVHIGIGQLIGMAILLVLYLGLFEEPWIKNLLILALPILAAGLIASETRDALFSLILVLLGGVFFRPQRVGYITPLIALGGCAVIVAALLIVPGQWIRGYAAQRFREKSVEVVQMVRGTSTDKGSGGRRLVFYRAALDGFAQKPLWGWGVGGWETYYWHNDQQDPPEYPHFELLEVGVEEGLLGLIPFVIFLIIGLRAAKKAFYEESSRYAFVLPILVYCLLLTTASGDVDDNRFVWLWCGIAFVACRIIDSKRQEVTQLETAADS, encoded by the coding sequence GTGAGAGATACCACTCGATTTTCGATCTGCGCCCTGGTGGCCATAGCGGCCCTTGCCGGCGTCGTGGCGGCAATCAACCAGGGGGTCCACCCTGTCTGGGCGCTTCTCATAGTTCTGCTGCTTCCGTGTATGGCGATCGCTTTGGCGAAGTTTCCGGCGGCATTCATCCCTCCGATTTTGTTTATATCGCAGGGGATGCCGATGCCCGCGAATCCCTACCGCCGTATTTTGGACCCGACAGAGCTTACCCTGGGAGCAGTCCTCCTCGCTCTGGCAATCTTTTTCCGCCTGATCAAACTCTCGACACGTGAGAAGGGTCTGTGGCTGGGAGATTTGTTTAAAGGCCAGGGGAAAGGAATCGCCTTTTACTTCCTCTTTGCAGCAGCCCTGACCGTCAGCTTTTTATGGACTCGGGCCCCCGGCTATGGAGGGAGCAAGCTGGTGAGCTTTCTCATCGTGGGGACGCTTTGTTTCATAGCTCCCTTCATTGTGATGATCGAAGAGCGCGATTTGCGGCACTTCACATTGGCTACAGTTGCCCTTGCACTCATATTGAGCCTGTCCAGAGTTTCGGGGGTCAGCCAGGGCACCTATGCAGAACACTACCAGCCCGTGCACATCGGGATCGGCCAGCTTATCGGAATGGCTATCCTGCTGGTTCTTTATCTCGGATTGTTTGAGGAGCCCTGGATAAAGAACCTTCTGATCCTGGCGTTGCCAATCCTCGCCGCGGGGCTGATTGCCTCCGAGACGCGGGACGCTCTCTTTTCGTTGATCCTGGTTCTGCTTGGAGGGGTGTTCTTCCGGCCTCAACGAGTAGGCTATATCACTCCCCTGATTGCACTGGGCGGGTGTGCCGTCATTGTGGCCGCTTTGCTGATTGTCCCGGGCCAATGGATTAGAGGGTATGCAGCGCAAAGATTTCGGGAGAAGAGCGTGGAAGTAGTCCAGATGGTGCGGGGAACGTCAACAGATAAAGGCAGCGGGGGTAGAAGGCTTGTGTTTTATCGGGCGGCCCTGGACGGGTTCGCGCAGAAACCGCTATGGGGCTGGGGAGTCGGCGGATGGGAAACGTATTACTGGCATAACGATCAGCAGGACCCACCGGAGTATCCACATTTCGAGCTTCTGGAAGTCGGCGTGGAAGAGGGCCTGCTTGGGCTTATTCCTTTTGTCATCTTTCTGATCATCGGTCTCCGGGCGGCGAAAAAGGCCTTTTACGAAGAAAGCAGCCGTTATGCCTTTGTCCTGCCGATTTTGGTCTACTGTTTGCTCCTCACAACCGCGAGTGGTGATGTCGACGACAATCGCTTTGTCTGGCTCTGGTGCGGCATCGCATTTGTCGCCTGCCGCATTATCGATTCCAAACGGCAGGAAGTGACACAACTGGAAACGGCGGCGGACTCATAA
- a CDS encoding carboxylate--amine ligase, whose translation MHVLVTDDSYPQSLGIVRSLGKKGIRISVLADKPTRLASYSRYCSARYEVPAPYEGSFSPAVIDLIRRFHFDLIIPVGYDPTLALAQHKNEINSLSRLEIVDAETIRLAADKRYVNELAQKVGVPAPRTVSPESPDEVLSLSRDLKFPVVIKAAIEPLVKKGVQYARTPQELLEQYEVLWERSRQSRTRPPIVQEYIPGFGCGFFALYQKGVCKRIFMHRRVREVPPAGGISCCAESYYDQKLKEYGTLLLNQLGWHGVAMVEFRYDTGDHDYKLVEINPKFWGSLDLALAAGVDFPYYLCQLAQGQTIEYSERYNRKIRFHWPLLETLHISKRPASIGAVLSDTFNPRVRSNLSFADFMPNFFEPAERVQSQISRRIRERRQSRVALTVPGKSHLQPTQRV comes from the coding sequence ATGCACGTCCTGGTTACAGATGACAGTTATCCTCAATCGTTGGGTATTGTTCGCAGTCTTGGCAAAAAAGGAATCCGGATTTCGGTATTGGCCGATAAACCCACAAGACTGGCTTCTTACTCGCGATACTGCTCGGCAAGATACGAAGTTCCTGCGCCCTATGAAGGTTCTTTTTCCCCGGCCGTTATAGATCTCATTCGCCGGTTCCACTTCGATCTGATTATTCCAGTTGGGTACGATCCCACGCTTGCCCTGGCACAGCACAAAAACGAAATAAACTCGCTCAGCCGGCTGGAGATTGTCGATGCGGAAACCATCCGGTTGGCGGCCGATAAAAGGTACGTCAACGAACTGGCGCAAAAAGTCGGCGTTCCCGCGCCAAGGACCGTTTCGCCTGAATCTCCGGATGAGGTGCTCAGTCTTTCCCGGGATCTCAAGTTTCCCGTGGTGATCAAGGCTGCCATTGAGCCGCTTGTCAAAAAAGGGGTCCAATACGCGCGCACTCCACAGGAACTACTTGAGCAGTACGAGGTTTTGTGGGAGCGGAGCAGGCAGTCCCGCACACGCCCGCCCATCGTGCAGGAGTATATTCCGGGATTTGGGTGCGGATTCTTTGCTCTATACCAGAAGGGCGTCTGCAAGAGGATTTTCATGCATCGCCGTGTCCGCGAAGTTCCCCCGGCTGGAGGGATCAGTTGCTGCGCGGAAAGCTATTACGACCAGAAACTCAAAGAATACGGTACGCTGCTCCTCAACCAACTGGGATGGCACGGAGTGGCCATGGTGGAGTTCCGTTACGATACCGGCGACCACGATTACAAGCTGGTGGAGATTAATCCCAAGTTCTGGGGCTCGCTTGACCTGGCTCTGGCTGCCGGCGTGGATTTTCCCTATTACCTCTGCCAACTGGCACAAGGCCAGACGATCGAATACTCAGAGCGCTACAACCGGAAGATTCGCTTCCACTGGCCATTGCTGGAAACGCTGCACATCTCGAAGCGCCCGGCGTCTATTGGCGCCGTGCTGTCCGACACGTTCAACCCGCGGGTCAGATCAAATTTATCTTTCGCCGATTTCATGCCCAATTTCTTTGAGCCCGCTGAGCGGGTGCAGTCGCAGATCAGCCGACGAATTAGGGAGAGGCGGCAATCGAGGGTTGCCTTAACCGTGCCTGGCAAATCGCATCTCCAACCAACGCAGCGAGTCTGA